The following coding sequences are from one Acidobacteriota bacterium window:
- the rpmG gene encoding 50S ribosomal protein L33 has product MRDIVQLACGECKRRNYSTTRNKKKTTERLNMKKFCRFCKSHTEHKESK; this is encoded by the coding sequence ATGAGAGACATCGTTCAGCTCGCGTGCGGCGAGTGCAAGCGTCGGAACTACAGCACGACGCGCAACAAGAAGAAGACCACGGAGCGTCTGAACATGAAGAAGTTCTGCCGCTTCTGCAAGTCGCACACGGAACACAAG
- the tuf gene encoding elongation factor Tu, which yields MAKEKFDRSKPHVNIGTIGHIDHGKTTTTAAITKVLSKHNPKVSFRSFDSIDNAPEEKERGITIATSHVEYETANRHYAHVDCPGHADYVKNMITGAAQMDGGILVVAATDGPMPQTREHILLARQVGVPYLVVFLNKVDAVDDPELLDLVELEVRELLSSYGFPGDEIPIVRGSALKALEGEGEWEKTIDALMEAVDQYVPLPERAVDKPFLMPVEDVFSISGRGTVVTGRVERGTVKVGEEIEIVGFGPTRKTVVTGVEMFKKLLDEGQAGDNIGALLRGIDKDAVERGQVLAKGGSITPHTKFKGEVYVLTKEEGGRHTPFFNGYRPQFYIRTTDVTGVAKLPEGVEMVMPGDNVTMEIELIGPVALEKGLRFAIREGGRTVGAGTITEILQ from the coding sequence ATGGCGAAAGAGAAGTTCGACCGTTCGAAGCCGCACGTCAACATCGGGACGATCGGCCACATCGACCACGGCAAGACGACGACGACGGCGGCGATCACCAAGGTGCTGAGCAAGCACAATCCGAAGGTGTCGTTCCGGTCGTTCGACTCGATCGACAACGCGCCGGAAGAGAAGGAGCGCGGGATCACGATTGCGACGTCGCACGTGGAGTACGAGACGGCCAATCGGCATTACGCGCACGTGGACTGTCCGGGGCACGCCGACTACGTGAAGAACATGATCACGGGCGCGGCGCAGATGGACGGGGGGATTCTGGTGGTGGCGGCCACCGACGGGCCGATGCCGCAGACGCGCGAGCACATTCTGCTGGCGCGGCAGGTGGGGGTGCCGTACCTGGTGGTGTTCCTGAACAAGGTGGACGCGGTGGACGACCCCGAGCTGCTGGATCTGGTGGAGCTCGAGGTGCGGGAGCTGCTGAGCAGCTACGGGTTCCCGGGGGACGAGATTCCGATCGTGCGCGGGTCGGCGCTCAAGGCGCTGGAAGGCGAAGGCGAGTGGGAGAAGACGATCGACGCGCTGATGGAGGCGGTGGACCAGTACGTGCCGCTGCCGGAGCGCGCGGTGGACAAGCCGTTCCTGATGCCGGTCGAGGACGTGTTCTCGATCTCGGGGCGTGGGACGGTGGTGACCGGCCGGGTGGAGCGCGGGACGGTGAAGGTCGGCGAGGAAATCGAGATTGTGGGGTTCGGGCCGACGCGCAAGACGGTGGTGACCGGCGTCGAGATGTTCAAGAAGCTGCTCGACGAGGGGCAGGCGGGCGACAACATCGGGGCGCTGCTGCGCGGCATCGACAAGGATGCGGTGGAGCGGGGGCAGGTGTTGGCCAAGGGCGGGTCGATCACGCCGCACACCAAGTTCAAGGGTGAGGTGTACGTCCTGACCAAGGAAGAGGGCGGGCGTCACACGCCGTTCTTCAACGGGTACCGGCCGCAGTTCTACATCCGGACGACGGATGTGACGGGGGTGGCCAAGCTGCCCGAGGGCGTGGAGATGGTGATGCCGGGCGACAACGTGACGATGGAGATCGAGCTCATCGGGCCGGTGGCGCTGGAGAAGGGGCTGCGGTTCGCGATTCGCGAGGGCGGCCGGACGGTGGGCGCGGGCACCATCACCGAGATCCTGCAGTAA
- the rlmB gene encoding 23S rRNA (guanosine(2251)-2'-O)-methyltransferase RlmB yields MAPIVVAGVHPVREALRAGSVRDVCVGARTDARVTEIVRLAEARGVPVRRVDAAELERLAGGERHQGVVATLGEAPRRWTLEQLVAVKPAPLVVVLDGVEDPHNVGAILRTVDAAGATGVVRQERHAAALGPAVARASAGALAHVRICDVVNVVRAIETLKSLGVWVVGLDAEGAQAYDSVDFRPPTALVVGAEGEGLRRLVREHCDFIAALPMRGHVGSLNVSVATGIVLYEALRQRGVLYSPPLSGWRSSVR; encoded by the coding sequence ATGGCCCCGATTGTCGTCGCCGGCGTGCATCCCGTACGTGAAGCCTTGCGCGCCGGAAGCGTGCGCGATGTGTGTGTCGGCGCGCGGACCGACGCGCGCGTCACCGAGATCGTGCGCCTGGCCGAAGCGCGCGGCGTGCCCGTGCGGCGGGTCGACGCCGCGGAGCTCGAGCGCCTGGCCGGCGGGGAGCGCCACCAGGGCGTTGTCGCCACGCTGGGAGAGGCGCCGCGACGCTGGACGCTGGAGCAACTGGTTGCCGTCAAGCCGGCGCCGCTGGTCGTGGTGCTGGACGGCGTCGAAGACCCGCACAACGTCGGCGCGATCCTGCGGACCGTGGATGCCGCCGGAGCGACGGGCGTGGTGCGCCAGGAGCGGCACGCGGCGGCGCTCGGGCCCGCCGTGGCGCGCGCGTCGGCTGGCGCGCTGGCGCACGTGCGCATCTGCGACGTGGTCAACGTGGTGCGCGCGATCGAGACCCTCAAGTCGCTCGGCGTGTGGGTGGTCGGCCTCGACGCGGAAGGGGCCCAGGCCTACGACAGCGTCGACTTCCGTCCGCCCACGGCCCTTGTCGTCGGCGCGGAAGGGGAGGGGTTGCGGCGGCTGGTCAGGGAGCACTGCGACTTCATCGCGGCGCTGCCGATGCGCGGGCACGTCGGCAGTCTCAACGTCTCGGTCGCCACGGGCATAGTCCTGTACGAAGCGCTGAGGCAGCGCGGTGTGCTATACTCGCCTCCTTTGTCCGGCTGGCGTAGCTCAGTCCGGTAG
- a CDS encoding glutamate--tRNA ligase, with the protein MRVRFAPSPTGYLHVGNARTALFNWLLARGQGGTFVLRLEDTDEARSTMASADGILEDLRWLGLDWDEGPDRSGPYGPYRQTERLAIYRAHAERLLDERHAYYCFCSPADLDAAREAALREGRTPQYAGTCRGIEPAVARARVATGEPAAIRFRVTTHEPIVFTDLVRGSIATDAAMIGDFVLLRPNGLPAYNFAVVVDDVAMGITLVVRGEDHVPNTPRQILVYRALGVASPQFAHLSLVLGPDHAPLSKRHGASSVSDFRAQGFLPEALRNYLALLGWSPGHEEEIVPIDELARRFRVEDVTRSAGVFDPDKLAWMNRHYLKDADPARVAALLVPHLVEAGCLRSETVVADEAMRAFLLTCVPLVAGTVDRLADAPARLRTVFETPRPGAVVELLGAESPDAASASRAVIVAFAEELSARPRLTRESFRETAQRVKDRTGQKGRHLFHPIRLAITGADSGPELDLVVPAIEAGAAIPPRAGIDPIVGCRERAAMCAAALIGA; encoded by the coding sequence ATGCGCGTACGCTTCGCTCCGAGTCCGACAGGGTACCTGCACGTCGGCAACGCCAGGACGGCGCTGTTCAACTGGCTGCTTGCGCGCGGGCAGGGCGGCACGTTCGTGCTGCGGCTCGAAGACACCGACGAGGCGCGTTCGACGATGGCGTCGGCTGACGGCATCCTCGAAGACCTGAGGTGGCTCGGACTCGACTGGGATGAAGGTCCGGACCGGAGCGGACCATACGGACCCTACAGGCAGACCGAACGGCTGGCGATCTATCGCGCACACGCGGAGCGCCTGCTCGACGAGAGACATGCGTACTACTGCTTCTGCTCGCCGGCGGATCTCGACGCCGCGCGCGAAGCCGCGCTGCGTGAGGGCCGTACGCCTCAGTACGCCGGCACCTGCCGCGGCATCGAGCCGGCGGTTGCGCGTGCGCGCGTGGCGACGGGCGAACCCGCCGCGATCAGGTTCCGCGTCACCACGCACGAGCCCATCGTCTTCACCGATCTCGTGCGCGGATCGATCGCCACCGACGCGGCGATGATCGGTGATTTCGTCCTGCTCCGTCCGAACGGGCTGCCGGCCTACAACTTCGCCGTCGTGGTGGACGATGTGGCGATGGGGATCACGCTGGTGGTGCGTGGCGAGGACCATGTGCCGAACACGCCGCGGCAGATCCTGGTGTATCGCGCGCTCGGCGTGGCCTCGCCGCAGTTCGCACACCTGTCGCTCGTGCTCGGCCCCGATCACGCGCCGCTGTCCAAGCGCCACGGCGCATCGAGCGTCTCCGACTTCCGCGCGCAGGGCTTCCTGCCCGAAGCGCTGCGCAACTACCTGGCGCTTCTCGGATGGTCGCCGGGACACGAAGAAGAGATCGTCCCGATCGATGAGCTCGCGCGACGATTCCGCGTCGAGGACGTCACCAGGAGTGCGGGTGTGTTCGATCCGGACAAGCTCGCGTGGATGAACCGGCACTACCTGAAGGATGCCGATCCGGCACGAGTGGCCGCGCTGCTGGTCCCGCATCTGGTCGAGGCCGGCTGCCTGCGAAGCGAAACAGTCGTGGCCGATGAGGCGATGCGTGCGTTCCTGCTGACATGTGTCCCGCTGGTGGCGGGCACCGTGGATCGGCTCGCCGATGCACCGGCGCGCCTGCGCACGGTATTCGAGACTCCGCGCCCGGGCGCCGTCGTGGAACTGCTTGGCGCCGAGTCGCCCGATGCGGCGTCCGCCTCGCGCGCGGTGATCGTCGCGTTCGCCGAGGAGTTGAGCGCCCGGCCACGGCTGACGCGGGAATCGTTCCGCGAGACCGCGCAACGCGTGAAGGACCGCACCGGCCAGAAGGGCCGACATCTGTTCCACCCGATCCGCCTGGCGATCACCGGGGCCGACAGCGGGCCGGAACTCGATCTCGTCGTGCCGGCCATCGAGGCGGGTGCGGCGATTCCGCCGCGTGCCGGCATCGACCCCATCGTCGGGTGTCGCGAGCGCGCGGCGATGTGCGCGGCCGCGCTGATCGGAGCCTGA
- a CDS encoding PIN domain nuclease: MGATGPSAPVTGLPLDAGALIAIERGDRRMIALLQEALRKRLRLRVPAGVIGQAWRDGRRQTTLTRFFKTREVEVHTLDAQLARAAGELCGVAGTKDVIDATVVLAARPTADVVVTGDPDDILKLDPTIRVERI, translated from the coding sequence ATGGGCGCGACGGGTCCTTCGGCGCCGGTCACGGGCCTGCCCCTCGACGCTGGCGCGCTCATCGCCATCGAACGCGGTGATCGCCGCATGATCGCGTTGCTGCAGGAAGCACTGCGGAAGCGCCTCCGTCTTCGCGTGCCTGCTGGCGTCATCGGGCAGGCGTGGAGGGACGGCCGCCGGCAGACCACGTTGACGCGCTTCTTCAAGACGCGAGAAGTGGAAGTGCACACGCTTGACGCTCAACTCGCCAGAGCGGCCGGTGAGTTGTGCGGGGTTGCCGGAACGAAGGACGTGATCGACGCGACAGTGGTCCTTGCCGCACGCCCCACCGCCGATGTCGTTGTCACGGGCGATCCCGACGACATCCTGAAGCTCGACCCGACAATCCGCGTCGAACGAATCTGA
- the ispD gene encoding 2-C-methyl-D-erythritol 4-phosphate cytidylyltransferase: protein MTVDVVVAAGGQGRRLGGLVAKQWLTLGDRTIFERSVAACASSPEVRGVVAVVPASDVADASVLATTAAAGKLLAVVAGGARRQDSVAAGLLALPGDADVVLVHDAARPFVTPDVIGRVVAAAARHGAAIAAARVHDTVKRVVDGAEGRWIEGTIARDGLALAQTPQGFRRDVLEVLIPAMTSADEVTDEASLAERLGHRVQIVEGHPDNVKITTDDDLRRARAALGASVHQPAEARVGVGYDSHRFADGRRLVVGGVHVPDGRGLAGHSDGDAVCHAVIDAVLGAAGLGDVGGLFPDTDPAWKDADSLALLRDAFFRVQGAGWHIGNLDIVVICHRPKIGPIAAALRTSLAAALATTPDRISVKGKTPEGTSSLEDAMVVHSVALLTRAMPNVE, encoded by the coding sequence GTGACTGTCGACGTGGTGGTGGCCGCCGGTGGCCAGGGGCGTCGCCTTGGCGGGTTGGTGGCCAAGCAGTGGCTGACGCTTGGCGACCGCACGATCTTCGAGCGGAGTGTGGCGGCCTGCGCCTCGTCTCCGGAGGTCCGCGGTGTTGTCGCGGTGGTGCCGGCGTCTGACGTTGCTGATGCGTCGGTGCTCGCGACGACTGCCGCGGCAGGCAAGCTGCTCGCCGTTGTCGCCGGCGGCGCGCGCCGGCAGGATTCGGTGGCGGCGGGTCTGCTCGCGTTGCCCGGAGATGCCGACGTCGTGCTCGTGCACGACGCCGCCCGCCCGTTCGTCACGCCGGACGTGATCGGACGCGTGGTGGCGGCCGCGGCGCGTCACGGCGCCGCCATCGCAGCGGCGCGCGTTCACGACACGGTCAAGCGCGTCGTGGATGGCGCGGAAGGACGCTGGATCGAAGGCACGATCGCGCGCGACGGCCTCGCGCTGGCGCAGACACCGCAGGGCTTTCGCCGTGATGTCCTCGAGGTGTTGATACCGGCGATGACATCGGCAGACGAGGTGACCGATGAAGCGTCGCTGGCCGAGCGCCTCGGACATCGCGTGCAGATCGTGGAAGGGCATCCGGACAACGTGAAGATCACCACCGACGATGATCTCCGGCGTGCGCGCGCCGCGCTTGGTGCGAGCGTCCATCAGCCGGCGGAGGCGCGCGTGGGCGTCGGGTACGACTCGCATCGTTTTGCCGACGGCCGGCGTCTCGTTGTCGGCGGCGTCCACGTGCCCGACGGGCGCGGGCTCGCCGGGCACTCCGACGGTGACGCTGTCTGCCATGCCGTCATCGATGCCGTGCTGGGTGCCGCGGGACTCGGCGACGTCGGCGGGCTGTTCCCCGATACGGATCCCGCCTGGAAGGACGCCGACAGTCTTGCGCTGCTGCGCGACGCGTTCTTCCGCGTGCAGGGCGCTGGCTGGCACATCGGCAACCTCGACATCGTCGTGATCTGCCATCGCCCGAAGATCGGTCCGATCGCGGCGGCCCTGCGTACGTCGCTGGCCGCAGCGCTCGCCACGACACCCGATCGCATCAGCGTGAAAGGCAAGACGCCCGAGGGCACGTCCTCACTCGAGGATGCGATGGTCGTCCACTCCGTGGCGCTGCTGACACGGGCGATGCCGAATGTCGAATGA
- a CDS encoding 1-acyl-sn-glycerol-3-phosphate acyltransferase: MAVPPFHWWRTVVFLIPAISVYTIVLGTLSLLSTLVDRQGHLAHKCARAWAWLILKTTGVTVEVSGIDQLPSDASYIFLANHQSIYDIPVLFWYLPYQIRILAKASLGRFPFLGWHLRRSGHVLVDRSNPGNSTMAQIKELMRQHVSLLVFPEGTRSADGRVARFRAGIVLLAIESGLPIVPVSVEGTRHVMLKGRLMTCPGHVRLRVLPIVSTEGYDARRARELAGVIERQVRDGVEQLQGASS, translated from the coding sequence ATGGCAGTGCCCCCGTTCCATTGGTGGCGGACGGTCGTCTTCCTGATCCCCGCCATCAGCGTCTACACCATCGTCCTCGGCACGCTGTCGCTGCTTTCGACGCTCGTCGATCGGCAGGGGCACCTCGCGCACAAGTGCGCCAGGGCATGGGCGTGGCTGATCCTGAAGACCACCGGCGTCACGGTGGAGGTGAGCGGCATCGACCAGCTCCCGTCCGACGCCTCGTACATCTTCCTCGCCAATCACCAGAGCATCTACGACATCCCGGTCCTCTTCTGGTATCTGCCGTATCAGATCCGCATCCTTGCGAAAGCGTCGCTCGGCCGGTTTCCGTTCCTCGGCTGGCATCTGCGCCGCAGCGGTCACGTCCTCGTGGATCGCAGCAATCCGGGCAACTCGACGATGGCACAGATCAAGGAACTGATGCGTCAGCATGTCTCGCTGCTCGTGTTCCCGGAAGGCACGCGCAGCGCTGACGGACGCGTGGCGCGCTTCCGCGCCGGCATCGTGCTGCTGGCGATCGAGTCAGGCCTCCCCATCGTGCCCGTGTCTGTGGAGGGCACGCGTCACGTGATGCTGAAGGGGCGGCTCATGACCTGTCCGGGACACGTGCGCCTGCGCGTCCTGCCCATCGTGTCGACGGAGGGATACGACGCGCGTCGGGCGCGTGAGTTGGCGGGCGTTATCGAGCGGCAGGTGCGCGACGGCGTGGAGCAACTGCAGGGAGCATCCTCGTGA
- the radA gene encoding DNA repair protein RadA: MRAPKSVFACTSCGAQSPKWLGRCPDCGAWNSLVEEAASPAQPAGGAAARLGLGSGGQARLYADVDMVQAERISTGIGEFDRVLGGGLVPGSLVLLGGEPGIGKSTLLLQAAAEFARRTGPVLYCSGEESEHQVKGRGERLGVGRAPLYLLAETCTERILDEVQRIKPALLIVDSIQTVYSTRLTSAPGTVGQIRETATQLLFAAKGQNLPTFLVGHVTKDGGLAGPKVLEHVVDTVLYFEGERHHTHRVIRAVKNRFGAASELGVFEMTGTGLQPVANPSALFLAERQAGAPGSAVLCCMEGSRPILVEVQALVSSSVYGSARRMTNGVDQQRLALLLAVLEKRAGLNLAGEDVFVNVAGGFTVDERAADLGIVAAVVSSVRNRPVRQGTAVFGEVGLAGEVRATGQSLLRVREAAQMGFTRCVLPTGNAQDEALTGCEVVGVRTVGEALDEVIGWD; encoded by the coding sequence ATGCGCGCGCCGAAATCGGTCTTTGCCTGCACCTCCTGCGGGGCTCAGTCACCCAAGTGGCTGGGGCGGTGTCCCGATTGCGGGGCGTGGAACTCCTTGGTGGAGGAAGCCGCGTCGCCCGCGCAGCCGGCCGGAGGGGCTGCGGCGCGACTCGGACTCGGGTCCGGTGGGCAGGCGCGGCTCTACGCGGACGTGGACATGGTGCAGGCCGAGCGGATCTCGACGGGCATCGGCGAGTTCGACCGTGTCCTCGGCGGCGGACTGGTGCCGGGCAGCCTCGTGCTCCTCGGCGGAGAGCCGGGCATCGGGAAGAGCACGCTGCTGCTGCAGGCGGCGGCGGAGTTCGCACGACGGACGGGACCGGTGCTGTACTGCTCGGGCGAGGAGTCGGAGCACCAGGTGAAGGGCCGCGGCGAACGACTCGGCGTCGGGCGCGCGCCGCTGTACCTGCTGGCCGAGACGTGTACCGAGCGCATCCTCGACGAGGTCCAGCGGATCAAGCCCGCGCTGCTGATCGTCGACTCGATCCAGACCGTGTACTCGACGCGGCTGACGTCGGCGCCGGGCACCGTCGGGCAGATCCGCGAGACGGCCACGCAGTTGCTGTTCGCGGCCAAGGGCCAGAACCTGCCCACGTTCCTCGTGGGCCACGTCACCAAGGATGGCGGGCTGGCCGGCCCCAAGGTGCTCGAGCACGTCGTCGACACGGTGTTGTATTTCGAGGGCGAGCGGCATCATACGCATCGCGTGATCCGGGCCGTGAAGAATCGCTTCGGCGCGGCCAGCGAGCTGGGCGTGTTCGAGATGACGGGCACGGGGCTGCAGCCCGTGGCCAACCCGTCGGCGCTCTTCCTGGCCGAGCGGCAGGCGGGCGCACCGGGATCGGCCGTCCTCTGCTGCATGGAGGGATCGCGGCCGATACTCGTGGAAGTACAGGCGCTGGTGTCGAGCAGCGTCTACGGCAGCGCGCGACGCATGACCAACGGCGTGGATCAGCAGCGGCTGGCCCTGCTGCTGGCGGTGCTCGAGAAGCGAGCCGGGCTGAACCTCGCCGGCGAGGACGTGTTCGTCAACGTAGCAGGTGGGTTCACCGTCGACGAGCGTGCCGCGGACCTTGGTATCGTCGCCGCCGTGGTGTCGAGCGTGAGGAATCGGCCTGTCCGTCAGGGGACGGCGGTGTTCGGTGAAGTGGGTCTGGCGGGCGAGGTGCGTGCGACGGGGCAGTCGCTGCTGCGGGTCAGGGAAGCCGCGCAGATGGGGTTCACGCGATGCGTGCTTCCGACTGGCAACGCGCAGGACGAGGCCCTGACGGGCTGCGAGGTGGTGGGTGTCAGGACGGTCGGCGAGGCGCTCGACGAGGTGATCGGCTGGGATTGA
- a CDS encoding response regulator has protein sequence MSIRRADSPLSRYGSAVVVVAVAALARFGLNTMGVDPRTTMFSPFYAAIVVAALMGGLRAGLLAQALSLVASIVLWTPGERLTGVALAPMGIFLIVSGLIVWLTHVTRTALVRAEHAEHRVQSTLDSITDSFVTIDFSWRFTYVNDAAQHHFGLAATDVIGRACWDVFPQSVGTSLDGTMRRVMTHRLPVTLETAAILRPGHFVQLHVSPSADGISIVFRDITESHRLRESLVRQQERMYRALEAARMAAWEYDPRTGLMTCSPSASDALGVPVEMLPRTREASMAMIHPDDRPAHVDAVQRASQSADGQYQTRYRLAEAYLCGREGPVWIEDRGRLLFDEVGRLALIQGVLQDVTDQHATEDRIRALNQDLRERIDERQTLLEAAQRSSRAKDDFLAVLSHELRSPMQSVLGWVQVLRETPMDDDESERALDTIERNLRQQSQLINDMLDVSRIVTGKLVFHMATLPLSSVVRETIDELSPQADEKHLSLDLDIDGDLLVVADRERVRQVVSNLFTNAAKFTPAGGAITVSCRERDDMAQLDVSDTGSGIRADLLPAVFERFRQADTSSTREHEGLGLGLSITKYIVDHLGGTIEARSDGPGRGATFSVRLPLATSRRLVTHASTLAARPSDDIATTASAGRLAGVDVLVVDDHRDTVELVAFVMRREGAEVRTAQSAADAVAAWQERPPGVLVTDLSMPGMDGFALLGAIRRHGDRVRAVALSGLARADDRQRALQAGFDAHLAKPVEPSVLVDTLERLVSAPAG, from the coding sequence GTGTCGATCCGGCGTGCCGATTCCCCGCTGAGCCGATATGGCAGCGCAGTGGTGGTCGTGGCCGTTGCCGCACTCGCGCGGTTCGGCCTGAACACCATGGGCGTCGATCCACGCACCACGATGTTCAGCCCCTTCTATGCCGCCATCGTCGTCGCGGCGCTCATGGGCGGGCTGCGGGCGGGGCTTCTGGCACAGGCGCTCTCCCTGGTGGCCAGCATCGTGCTGTGGACGCCGGGCGAACGCCTCACCGGCGTGGCGCTCGCTCCGATGGGGATCTTCCTCATCGTCAGCGGGCTCATCGTGTGGCTCACGCACGTGACGCGCACGGCGCTGGTCCGCGCCGAACATGCCGAGCATCGCGTACAGTCCACGCTCGACAGCATCACCGACAGTTTCGTGACCATCGACTTCTCGTGGCGCTTCACGTACGTGAACGACGCCGCACAGCACCACTTCGGTCTCGCGGCCACCGACGTCATCGGCCGCGCGTGCTGGGACGTCTTCCCCCAATCTGTCGGGACGTCCCTCGACGGCACTATGCGTCGCGTGATGACGCACAGGCTCCCCGTGACGCTCGAGACGGCGGCGATCCTGCGCCCGGGCCACTTCGTCCAGCTGCACGTGTCGCCCAGCGCGGATGGCATCTCGATCGTCTTCCGTGACATCACCGAATCGCACAGGCTGCGCGAGTCGCTGGTCCGACAGCAGGAGCGGATGTATCGCGCGCTCGAGGCGGCGCGCATGGCCGCGTGGGAGTACGACCCGCGCACCGGCCTGATGACCTGCAGTCCGTCTGCGAGCGACGCGCTCGGCGTGCCGGTGGAGATGCTGCCCCGCACGCGCGAGGCGAGCATGGCGATGATCCATCCCGACGACAGGCCGGCGCACGTGGACGCCGTCCAGCGCGCCTCGCAGTCGGCCGACGGCCAGTACCAGACGCGGTACCGGCTCGCGGAGGCCTATCTCTGCGGGCGCGAGGGTCCCGTCTGGATCGAAGACCGCGGCCGCCTGCTGTTCGACGAGGTGGGCCGGCTCGCGCTCATCCAGGGCGTGCTCCAGGACGTGACCGATCAGCACGCCACGGAGGACAGGATTCGCGCGCTCAATCAGGACCTGCGCGAGCGCATCGACGAGCGGCAGACGCTCCTCGAAGCCGCCCAACGATCGAGCCGCGCGAAAGACGACTTCCTGGCGGTCCTGTCCCACGAGCTGCGCTCGCCCATGCAATCGGTGCTCGGATGGGTGCAGGTACTGCGCGAGACACCCATGGACGATGACGAGTCCGAGCGTGCACTGGACACGATCGAACGCAACCTGCGTCAGCAGTCGCAGTTGATCAACGACATGCTCGACGTCTCGCGCATCGTCACCGGCAAGCTGGTCTTCCACATGGCGACGCTCCCGCTCTCGAGCGTGGTGCGCGAAACCATCGACGAGCTCTCGCCACAGGCCGACGAGAAGCACCTGTCGCTCGATCTGGACATCGATGGCGACCTGCTCGTCGTGGCCGATCGGGAACGCGTGCGGCAGGTGGTGTCCAACCTGTTCACCAACGCCGCGAAGTTCACGCCGGCAGGCGGCGCCATCACCGTGAGTTGCCGCGAGCGCGACGACATGGCGCAACTGGACGTCAGCGACACGGGCAGCGGGATCCGCGCCGACCTGCTGCCTGCCGTCTTCGAGCGCTTCAGGCAGGCCGATACCAGTTCGACGCGTGAACACGAGGGGCTTGGCCTCGGCCTCTCGATCACCAAGTACATCGTCGACCACCTCGGCGGCACCATCGAAGCGCGCAGCGACGGACCCGGTCGTGGTGCGACGTTCTCGGTGCGGCTGCCCCTCGCGACATCCAGACGACTGGTGACGCACGCGTCCACCCTCGCGGCGCGTCCGAGCGACGACATCGCCACCACGGCCTCTGCCGGCCGGCTGGCCGGCGTCGACGTGCTGGTCGTGGACGACCATCGCGACACGGTGGAACTCGTGGCGTTCGTGATGCGTCGCGAGGGTGCCGAGGTGCGTACGGCGCAGTCGGCGGCCGACGCGGTCGCCGCGTGGCAGGAGCGCCCTCCAGGAGTGCTGGTGACGGACCTGAGCATGCCAGGGATGGACGGGTTCGCGCTGCTCGGCGCCATCCGTCGTCATGGAGACCGGGTCCGCGCCGTGGCGTTGAGCGGGCTCGCGCGCGCCGACGATCGTCAGCGCGCGCTGCAGGCGGGCTTCGATGCGCACCTGGCCAAGCCCGTCGAACCCTCGGTGCTCGTCGACACGCTCGAGCGCCTCGTATCAGCCCCGGCGGGCTGA
- a CDS encoding class I SAM-dependent methyltransferase, protein MAPRRMFRTALLSVAVVAGLSCTTDASGPGDAQLPALPIQSERRPDVIFVPTREAVIEKMLDVAKVGPDDIVYDLGCGDGRIVVAAAKRGAQAVGIDIDPQRIREANENAAHHGVTGKVQFRQEDLFEADIREASVVTLYLLPSLNVKLLPRLMEQLRPGTRIVSHDFDMGDWKPEQTVAVDGKTVYLWTIPAR, encoded by the coding sequence ATGGCACCCAGACGAATGTTTCGGACGGCTCTCCTCAGCGTGGCAGTCGTGGCGGGTCTCTCGTGTACGACTGACGCGTCGGGGCCAGGCGACGCGCAGCTACCGGCGCTGCCGATCCAGTCGGAGCGACGACCCGACGTGATTTTCGTGCCGACACGCGAGGCGGTGATCGAGAAGATGCTCGACGTCGCGAAGGTCGGCCCGGATGACATCGTCTACGACCTCGGGTGCGGTGATGGCCGCATCGTCGTGGCCGCCGCGAAACGGGGCGCCCAGGCCGTGGGGATCGACATCGACCCGCAGCGCATCAGGGAGGCCAACGAGAACGCCGCGCACCACGGCGTGACCGGCAAGGTGCAGTTCAGGCAGGAAGATCTGTTCGAGGCCGACATCCGCGAGGCGAGCGTGGTGACGCTGTATCTCCTGCCGAGCCTGAACGTGAAGCTGCTGCCGCGGTTGATGGAGCAACTCCGCCCGGGCACGCGGATCGTGTCGCACGATTTCGACATGGGCGACTGGAAGCCGGAACAGACAGTCGCTGTCGATGGCAAGACCGTGTACCTCTGGACCATCCCCGCGCGCTGA